A stretch of the Filimonas lacunae genome encodes the following:
- a CDS encoding PKD domain-containing protein, with the protein MNAAAQSISNKGKEFWAGFGHHVDMEPAIPLTVPEMILYFSAEENATVTVTVEGTAYKKVYSIPAGGVIASDLMPRGLTGNPSSDVDTRLYSKDVTYGGTNSQGIFTKKGIHITSDVPIVAYAHIYEGSSSAATMLLPVEAWGYSYTALTATQTAWKFTNDRFSWMYIVASQNDTKVRITPSVKLRNGSPANVPIDVTLQKGDIYQLMGGFADSLHIFDLNGTTVLSLANSSGTCVPAGVFLGSSGCHLQCGSFPGNWPTEENLMQQAFPEHAWGKRYLTVPTSIDTAPKQHNPNLFRIMVKDRNTVVKRNGVTLTGITTQGYYDFWSSTADYVEANQPVQVLQMMPSQGCCGYQGSGDPEMTYISPIEQGITRAGFYRNDKVYIDWNFLALTIPTKGLETLTIDGTRNFTHTYPHPNLAGYSVVVHRWRTTAPPRAPSQSVVKSDSAFTAVTYGIGQAESYAYNAGTYVNNLNGIAFIKNEYNTGDTASVFTCANTPVHLSVLMRYKPDKLTWKMSQLAGKVTPATDVVITAPVVKEEVVVKGVTYYRYELPGAYTFTVAGTYIVPLYSTQATVPNCDNTEKIQYEIVVKPAVQAAFSIVYDNCKASELITFTGDTLFNNGGRVQNWIWKFTGNAVNINATGQQVQQLFNAGDYQARMIGVDSNGCSVDTVKGFRLSTRPPTPAFSAVDGTNCEGALVRFTENVQDAGAKSWYWQIDGKDTLLTANGYRVDKVTGGYDTITVKHVVKYSATCESDTATGQVIIYAKPAVTFTTPSGCVPGDGMVYFTAASTVADGQGASAYYWSFDDTLATAANPNTSLLQSPSHKYASGGSYNVELKVTSQQGCVSDTVVALQLYLYPVVAYDASSVNVCQGPTPVSIATGTVTNNVAGTGYYKGIDISAPGMLTPLTQGTIRAWFIYTTTAGCTDSAYSDIVVKPSPQAIFDVTPQICKGDQASITDASTVSAGRIRTWKWSFGEGSTAQYTTNDPFDWTYNIPGSYTIKLVVVAASGCTDSVTHIVEVGAKPTPGFTLPAAVCLPGGEAVFANTTSVAAGAAVNYAWYFGDGATATDVTGRHVYAAAGSYTVKLVATSAGICKDSIQKTVASFYNKPVASFTINPVNICQSETVQWTNATTVAGSTIQAYAWDFGDGGKDSVRIPAKKYTKTGLFTITLNATSKEGCVSDPLQKQVQVFLQPVIDAGPDIAAQEQTTVQLQATANSNGLQFAWTPAAMVSNATILRPSVYLTDDVVLTLTATGDNNCTASDQVKILVQRPLVIPNIFTPNGDGINDTWIVKNLDLYPHASLQIFSRYGQKVFEASGLIKPWDGFSNGAPVQAGVYYYVIRLHNGDGPLSGSVTIIR; encoded by the coding sequence ATGAACGCAGCCGCCCAAAGCATTTCCAATAAAGGAAAGGAGTTTTGGGCCGGCTTCGGCCATCATGTGGATATGGAACCTGCTATTCCATTAACGGTGCCGGAAATGATATTGTATTTTAGTGCAGAGGAAAACGCTACCGTAACAGTAACTGTAGAGGGTACAGCTTACAAAAAAGTATATTCCATACCTGCGGGGGGCGTTATTGCCAGTGATTTAATGCCCCGTGGGTTAACAGGTAATCCTTCTTCCGATGTAGATACCCGTTTGTATTCTAAAGATGTTACCTATGGTGGCACTAATTCACAAGGTATTTTTACTAAAAAAGGCATACACATTACCAGTGATGTGCCCATTGTTGCCTATGCACATATTTATGAAGGTAGTTCTTCGGCAGCTACCATGTTGCTACCGGTAGAAGCCTGGGGCTATTCCTACACGGCGCTTACGGCCACACAAACGGCCTGGAAATTTACGAACGACCGTTTTTCGTGGATGTACATTGTGGCTTCTCAAAACGATACCAAAGTAAGGATCACCCCTTCTGTTAAACTGCGCAACGGCTCACCGGCCAATGTGCCCATAGATGTTACTTTACAAAAAGGAGATATATACCAGTTAATGGGCGGCTTTGCCGATTCGCTGCACATATTCGATCTCAACGGTACTACTGTATTATCCCTTGCTAACAGTTCGGGCACGTGTGTGCCTGCCGGTGTTTTTCTGGGCAGCAGTGGTTGCCATTTACAATGTGGTTCTTTTCCGGGCAACTGGCCTACCGAAGAAAACCTGATGCAGCAGGCATTTCCCGAGCATGCCTGGGGTAAAAGATATTTAACCGTGCCTACCAGCATTGACACGGCTCCCAAACAACATAACCCTAACCTGTTCCGGATAATGGTAAAAGACAGGAACACGGTGGTAAAAAGAAATGGTGTAACCCTTACGGGTATCACCACCCAGGGGTATTACGATTTCTGGAGCAGCACGGCCGATTATGTAGAAGCCAACCAGCCGGTGCAGGTGTTGCAGATGATGCCCTCGCAAGGATGTTGCGGTTACCAGGGTTCCGGCGATCCGGAAATGACTTATATCAGCCCCATTGAACAAGGTATTACCCGTGCAGGTTTTTACCGTAATGACAAAGTGTATATCGATTGGAACTTTCTGGCCCTTACCATTCCCACCAAGGGGCTGGAAACCTTAACTATAGATGGGACCCGGAATTTTACGCATACTTACCCGCATCCCAACCTGGCGGGTTATTCGGTAGTGGTGCACCGATGGCGTACTACTGCGCCGCCCCGCGCTCCTTCGCAATCTGTTGTAAAAAGCGATTCGGCTTTTACAGCGGTTACCTATGGCATAGGACAGGCCGAAAGCTATGCGTATAATGCAGGTACCTATGTCAACAACCTGAATGGTATTGCCTTTATTAAAAACGAATATAACACAGGCGACACTGCCAGTGTATTTACCTGTGCCAACACGCCGGTGCACTTATCGGTGCTGATGCGTTACAAGCCTGATAAGCTTACCTGGAAAATGAGCCAGCTGGCAGGCAAGGTAACGCCTGCTACCGACGTGGTAATAACAGCGCCCGTGGTAAAAGAAGAGGTGGTGGTAAAAGGGGTAACCTATTACCGGTACGAGTTGCCGGGGGCTTATACGTTTACGGTTGCCGGCACTTATATTGTTCCTTTATACAGCACACAGGCTACCGTGCCTAATTGTGATAACACAGAAAAGATACAGTACGAAATAGTGGTGAAGCCTGCTGTACAGGCCGCCTTTAGCATCGTGTATGATAACTGTAAGGCGTCAGAACTGATCACGTTTACTGGTGATACGCTTTTCAATAACGGGGGCAGGGTACAAAACTGGATCTGGAAGTTTACCGGTAATGCCGTAAATATCAATGCTACCGGCCAGCAGGTGCAGCAGTTGTTTAACGCAGGCGATTACCAGGCCCGTATGATAGGGGTGGATAGTAATGGCTGTAGTGTAGATACGGTAAAAGGCTTTCGCTTATCTACCAGGCCGCCTACACCTGCCTTCTCGGCGGTAGACGGCACCAACTGCGAAGGTGCTCTGGTGCGCTTTACGGAAAATGTGCAGGATGCCGGCGCTAAAAGCTGGTACTGGCAAATAGATGGCAAAGACACCTTGCTTACTGCCAATGGTTATAGGGTAGATAAAGTAACCGGTGGGTACGATACAATTACGGTAAAACACGTAGTAAAATACAGTGCTACCTGTGAAAGCGATACTGCTACAGGCCAGGTGATTATATATGCCAAACCTGCGGTAACGTTTACCACGCCATCGGGTTGTGTGCCCGGTGATGGCATGGTATATTTCACGGCAGCTTCTACGGTTGCCGATGGGCAGGGCGCTTCTGCTTATTACTGGAGTTTTGACGATACGCTGGCTACAGCGGCCAACCCCAATACGTCTTTATTACAAAGCCCTTCGCATAAATATGCATCGGGTGGTTCGTATAATGTAGAGCTGAAAGTAACCAGCCAGCAGGGATGTGTGAGCGATACAGTGGTGGCCTTGCAATTGTACCTGTACCCGGTAGTGGCCTACGATGCTTCTTCGGTAAATGTTTGCCAGGGGCCTACCCCGGTTTCTATTGCCACAGGCACGGTTACCAATAATGTTGCCGGAACAGGCTACTATAAAGGTATTGATATCAGTGCTCCCGGTATGCTTACGCCACTCACACAAGGCACTATCCGTGCATGGTTTATCTATACTACCACAGCAGGTTGTACAGATTCAGCTTATTCCGATATAGTGGTAAAGCCTTCCCCCCAGGCAATATTTGATGTTACCCCCCAGATATGTAAGGGAGATCAGGCATCTATTACAGATGCTTCCACCGTTTCGGCCGGCAGAATCAGAACCTGGAAATGGAGTTTTGGAGAAGGTTCTACTGCGCAATACACTACTAATGATCCGTTCGATTGGACTTATAATATCCCTGGCAGCTATACTATAAAGCTGGTAGTGGTAGCAGCCAGTGGTTGCACCGATTCGGTAACACATATCGTTGAAGTAGGGGCTAAGCCAACGCCCGGATTTACATTGCCAGCTGCTGTGTGTTTGCCAGGGGGCGAAGCGGTGTTTGCCAATACCACCAGCGTAGCAGCAGGCGCTGCTGTAAACTACGCCTGGTATTTTGGCGATGGTGCTACCGCCACAGATGTTACCGGCAGGCACGTGTATGCTGCTGCGGGTAGCTATACGGTAAAGCTGGTTGCTACTTCGGCAGGTATTTGTAAAGACAGTATCCAAAAAACAGTGGCCTCTTTTTATAATAAACCGGTAGCCAGTTTTACCATCAATCCTGTAAATATTTGCCAGAGCGAAACCGTACAATGGACCAATGCTACTACAGTTGCTGGCAGCACTATTCAAGCGTATGCCTGGGACTTTGGCGATGGGGGTAAAGACTCTGTTCGTATACCGGCTAAAAAATACACAAAAACAGGATTGTTTACTATTACGCTCAATGCCACCAGTAAAGAAGGCTGTGTAAGCGACCCGTTGCAAAAACAGGTACAGGTGTTTCTGCAACCGGTTATTGATGCCGGGCCCGATATAGCGGCACAGGAACAAACCACGGTGCAGCTGCAGGCTACTGCTAATTCCAATGGGCTACAATTTGCCTGGACGCCGGCAGCTATGGTAAGCAATGCTACTATACTAAGGCCATCGGTATACCTGACAGATGATGTGGTGCTTACCTTAACTGCTACAGGTGATAATAACTGTACGGCCAGCGACCAGGTGAAAATACTGGTACAACGTCCGCTGGTAATACCCAATATATTCACCCCTAACGGGGACGGCATCAACGATACCTGGATCGTGAAAAATCTCGATCTGTATCCACATGCTTCTTTACAAATATTCAGCAGGTACGGACAAAAAGTGTTTGAAGCCAGCGGTTTAATAAAGCCGTGGGATGGCTTCAGCAATGGAGCGCCGGTACAAGCAGGTGTGTATTATTATGTTATTCGTTTACATAATGGCGACGGTCCGTTAAGCGGCTCGGTAACCATTATCCGGTAA